The sequence below is a genomic window from Nocardioides oleivorans.
GCGAGCTTGGCGCGTCCGAGCTCCAGCACGGAGCCGGTCGCGTCGCCGGTCTCCGCCGCGAAGCCCACGATCACGGCACCCTCGCGGGCGCGGTCGTGGGAGATCTCGGCGAGGATGTCGGGGTTCTGCTCCAGCTCGATCGACGGCGCAGAGCCGTCGTCGGCCTTCTTGATCTTGGCCTCGCTCACCGCCGTGGGACGGAAGTCGGCGGGTGCGGCGGCCATCACGACAGCGTCGGCGGTGGCCGTCGCTGCGACCACGGCGTCGCGCAGCTGCTGCGTCGTCTCCACGCGTACGACGCTGACGCCGGCCGGGTCCGCCAGGGTCACGTTGGCGCTGACCAGGGTCACGTGCGCGCCCCGCGAGGCGGCCGCCCGGGCGAGGGCATAGCCCTGGAGGCCCGAGGAGCGGTTGCCGAGGAAGCGGACCGGGTCGAGGTACTCCCGGGTGCCGCCCGCGGACACGACCACCTTGCGGCCGGCGAGGTCGTGCGACGCCTCCGCGCCACGGTCCAGGACCCCGAGCACGAGCTCGAAGATCTCGGCCGGGTCGGGCAGGCGTCCCTTGCCGGTGTCAGCCCCCGTGAGGCGCCCGACGGCCGGGTCGAGCACGATCGCGCCGCGCTGCCGGAGCGTCGCGACGTTGGCCTGGGTGGCCGGGTGCTCCCACATCTCGGTGTGCATGGCGGGAGCGAACACCACCGGGCACCGTGCCGTGAGGAGCGTGTTGGTCAGCAGGTCGTCGGCCAGGCCGTGCGCAGCCTTGGCCAGGAGGTCGGCGGTCGCCGGGGCGACCACGACCACGTCGGCGGACTGGCCGATGCGGACGTGGGGCACCTCGTGCACCCGCGTCCACACGTCGGTGGCAACCGGCTTGCCCGACAGGGCCGACCAGGTCGGCGCCCCGACGAACTCCAGCGCCGAGGCCGTGGGCACGACGGTGACGTCGTGCCCCGACTCGGTGAACCGGCGCAGCAGCTCACAGGCCTTGTAGGCCGCGATCCCGCCGGAGACGCCCAGGACGACCTCGACGGTCATCGTGAGGCTCGAGTCACTCCGTGGCGTCGGCAGCGGCCTCGGCGGCAGCGGCCTCGGCGGCGGGGTCGATGTCCTCGCAGGTCAGCAGGTCGTCGTTGATCTCGCGGAGCGCGATCGACAGCGGCTTCTCCTGCACGTGCGTGTCGACGAGCGGGCCGACGTACTCCAGGAGGCCCTCGCCGAGCTGGGAGTAGTAGGCGTTGATCTGGCGCGCGCGCTGGGCGCTGTAGAGCACCAGCTTGTACTTGCTGTCGGTCTTGCTGAGCAGGTCGTCGATCGAGGGGTTGGTAACGCCCTCGGCGGCGATGGTGGGAGAAGCCACGGTGCAGGTGCCTCGCTAGTCAGAAGGGGGCTGGTCGGACGATCC
It includes:
- the coaBC gene encoding bifunctional phosphopantothenoylcysteine decarboxylase/phosphopantothenate--cysteine ligase CoaBC, which encodes MTVEVVLGVSGGIAAYKACELLRRFTESGHDVTVVPTASALEFVGAPTWSALSGKPVATDVWTRVHEVPHVRIGQSADVVVVAPATADLLAKAAHGLADDLLTNTLLTARCPVVFAPAMHTEMWEHPATQANVATLRQRGAIVLDPAVGRLTGADTGKGRLPDPAEIFELVLGVLDRGAEASHDLAGRKVVVSAGGTREYLDPVRFLGNRSSGLQGYALARAAASRGAHVTLVSANVTLADPAGVSVVRVETTQQLRDAVVAATATADAVVMAAAPADFRPTAVSEAKIKKADDGSAPSIELEQNPDILAEISHDRAREGAVIVGFAAETGDATGSVLELGRAKLARKACDLLVVNDVSGGAVFGSADNEAVVLAADGAAVEVPHGSKTALAHVIWDEVVRRFAD
- the rpoZ gene encoding DNA-directed RNA polymerase subunit omega; its protein translation is MASPTIAAEGVTNPSIDDLLSKTDSKYKLVLYSAQRARQINAYYSQLGEGLLEYVGPLVDTHVQEKPLSIALREINDDLLTCEDIDPAAEAAAAEAAADATE